A stretch of the Zeugodacus cucurbitae isolate PBARC_wt_2022May chromosome 6, idZeuCucr1.2, whole genome shotgun sequence genome encodes the following:
- the LOC105218451 gene encoding probable elongation factor 1-beta, whose translation MAFGNVTTPQGLQELEQFLADNSYISGYSPSKADLSVFDALGKAPAGNFPHVQRWYRHIASYEASERAAWGGSPLPQVAGAKPTVAAAAPAAADDDDDVDLFGSDEEEEDAEAARIREERVAAYAAKKSKKPALIAKSSVLLDVKPWDDETDMKELERNVRTVEMDGLLWGASKLVPVGYGINKLQIMCVIEDDKVSIDLLTETIQEFEDFVQSVDIAAFNKI comes from the exons atggCTTTCGGTAATGTCACAACCCCACAAGGTCTGCAGGAATTGGAGCAATTCCTTGCTGACAACAGCTACATTAGCGG ATATTCACCAAGCAAAGCTGATCTCTCAGTGTTCGATGCTTTGGGCAAAGCGCCAGCCGGTAACTTCCCACATGTGCAACGTTGGTACCGTCACATTGCTTCGTACGAAGCCAGCGAACGTGCCGCCTGGGGTGGTTCACCATTGCCACAAGTTGCCGGTGCCAAGCCCacagttgctgctgctgcaccaGCTGccgctgatgatgatgatgatgtagaTCTCTTCGGCTctgatgaagaagaagaagatgctgAAGCTGCACGCATCCGTGAGGAACGTGTTGCCGCCTACGCCGCTAAGAAGTCAAAGAAACCCGCGCTTATTGCCAAGTCATCAGTATTGTTGGATGTCAAGCCATGGGATGATGAGACCGACATGAAGGAATTGGAGCGAAATGTGCGCACCGTTGAGATGGACGGCCTTTTGTGGGGTGCCTCCAAATTGGTGCCAGTCGGTTATGGTATCAACAAATTGCAAATTATGTGCGTCATTGAAGATGACAAAGTGTCGATCGATTTGTTGACTGAAACCATTCAGGAATTCGAAGATTTCGTACAATCCGTTGATATTGCTGCCTTCAACAAGATCTAA